The Vibrio splendidus genome has a window encoding:
- the ccoN gene encoding cytochrome-c oxidase, cbb3-type subunit I, protein MEQVTSQYNIKVVKYFIIASLIWAIVGMIIGVILAAQLYWPVLNFDSQYFQFGRLRPLHTSGVIYGFVVNILMGTSLYIAQRTGHCELFNKSLSWMVFWGWQFILLLAVISLPAGHTSSKEYAELEWPIDLMIVLVWVLYAVLFFGTLAKRKVSHIFVANWFFAAFIIVVAMIFIVNNLAMPVLAMKSYSVFAGAQDAIVQWWWGHNAVGFLLTAGVIGMNYYFIPKAADRPIYSYRLSVIHFWGLVGFYTWAGTHHLVYSSVPIWIQNIGIVMSLILWLPSWAGAFNSAMTLLQNKEKLKSDYILLFFFSAILYYCLATFEGPLLAIRWFNMVAHNTEWIIGHVHSAALGWVGMSGIAVFYYFIPRLWGQTDLWSRRLIKWHFWLAHAGVAIYAIALWIAGIGEGYMWLAQNENGELIYSFVEAMDFKAPWLFMRFFGGALFVLGLFLMAFNLYKTVRMSVVHDAKHTVNEGA, encoded by the coding sequence ATGGAACAAGTAACATCGCAATACAACATTAAGGTCGTTAAGTACTTCATCATCGCATCTTTAATATGGGCAATCGTAGGCATGATCATCGGGGTGATTCTCGCCGCGCAATTGTATTGGCCAGTCTTAAACTTCGATTCTCAATATTTCCAGTTTGGTCGACTGCGTCCGCTACATACCTCTGGAGTGATTTACGGGTTCGTCGTGAATATTTTGATGGGGACATCTTTGTACATTGCCCAGCGAACAGGCCATTGTGAGTTGTTCAATAAAAGCCTTTCATGGATGGTATTTTGGGGATGGCAATTTATTCTATTGCTTGCGGTCATTTCCTTACCCGCAGGCCACACCAGCTCAAAAGAGTATGCAGAGCTTGAATGGCCAATCGACTTAATGATCGTGCTGGTTTGGGTGCTTTATGCGGTGTTGTTCTTTGGCACCCTTGCTAAACGAAAGGTCAGCCATATCTTCGTGGCTAACTGGTTCTTTGCTGCATTCATTATTGTCGTTGCAATGATTTTCATTGTGAACAACCTCGCGATGCCCGTGTTGGCGATGAAGTCCTACTCTGTATTTGCAGGGGCTCAAGATGCAATTGTTCAGTGGTGGTGGGGACATAATGCCGTCGGATTCTTGCTGACTGCTGGTGTGATTGGTATGAATTACTATTTCATACCCAAAGCGGCGGATCGACCTATCTACTCGTACCGTTTGTCTGTGATCCATTTCTGGGGCTTGGTCGGCTTTTACACGTGGGCTGGAACGCACCATTTGGTTTATTCTTCTGTTCCCATCTGGATTCAAAACATCGGCATCGTAATGTCTTTGATCCTGTGGCTCCCTTCTTGGGCCGGTGCGTTCAATAGCGCAATGACCCTTCTACAAAACAAAGAAAAGCTGAAGTCCGACTACATTCTTTTATTCTTTTTCTCAGCAATTCTTTACTACTGCTTGGCGACATTCGAAGGTCCCCTACTCGCTATTCGCTGGTTCAACATGGTGGCACACAACACCGAATGGATCATCGGTCACGTACATTCCGCAGCTCTTGGATGGGTTGGAATGTCAGGGATAGCGGTTTTTTACTATTTCATTCCACGCTTATGGGGCCAAACCGATCTTTGGTCACGACGACTGATTAAGTGGCACTTTTGGCTCGCTCATGCTGGCGTCGCCATCTATGCGATAGCACTTTGGATCGCAGGCATCGGTGAGGGTTATATGTGGCTCGCTCAAAATGAAAATGGCGAACTGATTTACAGTTTCGTTGAGGCTATGGACTTTAAAGCACCTTGGCTATTCATGCGTTTCTTTGGTGGCGCGCTGTTTGTACTTGGACTGTTTTTAATGGCATTCAACTTGTACAAAACGGTTCGTATGTCAGTAGTACACGACGCTAAACATACCGTTAATGAGGGGGCTTAA
- a CDS encoding c-type cytochrome, with the protein MSLNIKKFNPMTTLSTLVMTLVMFPVSADVNQEQFELGKQKAKVCMTCHGVDGISTQDPYPNLRGQKVGYLISSLKDYQTRERTSGLAILMQQQADTLSDQDIRDISYFYSMLGNDSNSLNESNSVSE; encoded by the coding sequence ATGAGTTTGAATATAAAAAAATTTAACCCCATGACGACACTTTCAACCCTAGTAATGACGTTGGTCATGTTTCCTGTTTCTGCTGACGTTAATCAAGAACAATTCGAGTTAGGTAAGCAGAAAGCAAAGGTGTGCATGACCTGCCATGGCGTTGATGGCATCTCAACGCAAGACCCCTACCCGAACCTTCGCGGTCAAAAGGTGGGATATCTCATCTCCTCGTTAAAAGACTATCAGACAAGGGAAAGAACCAGTGGTTTGGCAATTCTCATGCAACAACAAGCCGACACCCTTTCAGACCAAGACATCCGCGACATTTCCTATTTCTATTCAATGCTCGGCAACGATTCAAACTCACTCAACGAATCAAATTCAGTCAGCGAATAA
- a CDS encoding cbb3-type cytochrome c oxidase subunit II yields the protein MMSKDFTHSIVILILTTVVVASFSLLVWVVPSIVRGDDIAKGSLAMPLTPIELAGRDIYISEGCHVCHTQMVRPLEPEVKRNGRPNKEADDIYEFPNLWGSKRTGPDLTNLGRKYSDQWHVIHLTDPRKVVPTSIMPSYPWLFEQTLTGDDISAKMEVLRTLGVPYTDQEIGDARLQVRGKTKGEALIRYLQSLGKDTSQEVSQ from the coding sequence ATGATGAGTAAAGACTTTACACATTCAATCGTCATTTTAATTTTGACCACCGTTGTCGTTGCCTCCTTCTCTTTGTTGGTCTGGGTAGTGCCAAGCATTGTCCGCGGAGACGATATTGCCAAAGGCAGTTTAGCAATGCCACTCACACCTATTGAGTTGGCAGGGCGAGACATCTACATCAGTGAAGGCTGCCATGTGTGTCACACCCAAATGGTTCGCCCTCTTGAGCCAGAAGTGAAACGTAATGGTCGCCCGAACAAAGAGGCAGACGATATTTACGAATTTCCTAACTTGTGGGGCTCTAAACGTACTGGTCCTGACCTCACTAACTTAGGTAGAAAGTATTCTGACCAGTGGCATGTTATTCACCTAACTGATCCTAGAAAAGTCGTTCCTACATCGATAATGCCCTCTTACCCGTGGCTGTTTGAGCAGACTCTGACTGGCGATGATATCAGCGCAAAAATGGAAGTTTTACGTACCTTAGGTGTGCCTTATACCGATCAAGAAATTGGTGACGCCCGATTGCAAGTAAGAGGCAAAACCAAAGGTGAAGCGCTGATTCGCTATTTACAAAGCCTGGGTAAAGATACGTCACAGGAGGTATCACAATGA
- a CDS encoding putative pterin-binding protein has translation MEFKMRAALLFILSLCSFSIFSASELTIFDHLGQKHQFSREQLLLLPQKEISTSLPWVDGELVYSGVALQTVLETMDLPMASQVTFVALNDYKIAVPKEDFDDYQPIIAIKQNGQFMSVREKGPYWLIYPLSSTPDIDNTDFHAKMIWQIRDIHL, from the coding sequence ATGGAGTTTAAAATGAGAGCTGCACTTCTGTTTATACTTTCACTGTGTTCATTTTCTATTTTTTCAGCATCGGAACTCACAATATTCGATCACCTAGGGCAAAAGCATCAATTCAGTCGAGAACAACTGTTATTGCTTCCTCAAAAAGAAATATCCACCTCATTACCTTGGGTGGATGGAGAATTGGTTTATAGCGGTGTGGCCTTACAAACAGTGCTTGAAACAATGGATTTACCCATGGCTTCGCAAGTGACCTTTGTTGCACTAAACGACTATAAAATCGCGGTGCCCAAAGAAGACTTTGACGATTACCAGCCGATCATTGCGATTAAACAAAATGGCCAATTTATGTCAGTCAGAGAAAAAGGGCCGTACTGGTTGATATATCCACTTTCTTCGACTCCAGATATAGATAATACAGATTTCCATGCCAAGATGATCTGGCAGATACGCGATATTCATTTGTAA
- a CDS encoding LysE family translocator, with the protein MDAGLVGIFVTVAIAHFLALLSPGPDFVIVVKSAVRNKGRKALGVAFGIASANAVYIALCLVGVGSILAASVSVMIVLKIIGGLFLVYLAVQAIRAKKCNYSNMDVTEGDSFNQTTFLKEFITGFLSGILNPKNLLFYLSLFTVVLNNDIGFMFKLGLGVWMTVVVFVWDAAIIFLLSAPKVRQEFTRVAYYIDKVTGVMLGLLGLTIVKSALVRQ; encoded by the coding sequence ATGGATGCGGGTTTAGTCGGGATTTTTGTTACCGTGGCGATTGCTCACTTTCTAGCGTTATTGAGTCCCGGGCCAGACTTTGTGATTGTGGTGAAGAGTGCTGTTCGAAACAAGGGAAGAAAAGCATTAGGCGTTGCATTCGGTATTGCCAGTGCGAATGCGGTTTATATTGCTTTGTGCTTGGTTGGAGTAGGGTCGATTCTAGCGGCATCCGTTTCCGTTATGATTGTACTGAAGATCATTGGTGGTCTGTTTCTTGTTTATCTTGCTGTGCAAGCGATAAGAGCGAAGAAATGTAATTACAGCAATATGGATGTCACCGAAGGAGATAGCTTCAACCAAACGACTTTTCTCAAAGAATTCATTACGGGTTTTCTATCAGGAATCCTTAATCCCAAAAACCTTTTGTTCTATTTGAGCTTATTCACGGTTGTGTTGAACAATGACATTGGCTTCATGTTTAAGTTGGGGTTAGGTGTTTGGATGACGGTGGTTGTATTTGTATGGGATGCGGCGATCATCTTCCTGTTATCTGCACCTAAAGTGCGTCAAGAGTTTACACGTGTTGCTTACTATATTGATAAAGTGACAGGAGTCATGCTGGGTCTGCTTGGCTTGACCATTGTGAAATCTGCTCTGGTACGTCAGTAG
- a CDS encoding cytochrome c: MSTFWNLWAVLLTLIFFILMVSVVVKYWRSNHKADHDHTIGTFDGIEEKDAPPPKLLFVSYAVAFLLSAGYLVLYPGLGEWEGLVDWEQSDDKLSSPSTTLNEQFAQTSETTLEGLAAVPEIVNSGRILFQTHCAACHRDNAQGQKHFPNLIDQEWLYGGSDEAVIHSIAKGRNGAMPGWSEIMRPDEVAKVSYYLASLNQRHTDVPEVKVKVGKELFVKYCSSCHADGSVANPEIGVPDLSDDIWLHGGSIEEIQHTINKGLNNLMPAFDEQLTENEILALGAYIRHAGSEQQQRLANLEAQSVERGEYLAYAGDCVACHSAEGGEPFAGGLPFVTPFGTVYSTNITPHTTEGIGTYDFDDFRAALVAGKGKNGYLYPAMPYTSYQYLTDQDMVDLWEYMQSITAVPRRNDDNSMMFPSNIRLGLLGWNIVFMDTDPIDYQVPEELKSEVENVEKWQQGKYWVAGLGHCSECHTPRNIAQALIPERIFQGNLIDGWNAPDITANELYVDGWDEATLTDFLHTGHSDKGTAFAGMADVVKNSLSLMTREDIESMSYYLLSGDINNTIASDAVQLQPKGFDEDSYATDIYTTYRQTCGACHGDDGKGRDPIAPTLLNNGIIMHSDPFNTIAVTVRGLQPTYLDKDRNFMPMASFEDVLSDQRLAELITFVRLHLGDREEPVTAEHVREVRETLEAAGYAGGLHTTPEMYENRDKNINIR, translated from the coding sequence ATGAGCACATTCTGGAATCTATGGGCGGTACTCTTAACCTTAATATTCTTTATTCTGATGGTGTCTGTTGTCGTTAAATACTGGCGTAGCAATCACAAGGCCGATCATGACCACACCATTGGCACCTTTGATGGTATTGAAGAGAAAGATGCGCCTCCACCTAAACTGTTATTTGTAAGCTATGCGGTCGCATTTCTTTTGTCTGCTGGTTATTTGGTGCTCTACCCCGGGCTTGGCGAATGGGAAGGATTAGTCGATTGGGAACAAAGCGATGATAAGCTCAGTTCACCATCCACCACTCTCAATGAACAATTTGCACAAACCAGCGAAACTACGTTAGAGGGATTAGCTGCAGTCCCAGAGATCGTGAATAGCGGTAGGATTCTGTTCCAAACTCACTGCGCTGCTTGTCACCGAGATAATGCTCAGGGACAAAAGCACTTTCCTAACCTGATAGACCAAGAGTGGCTGTACGGTGGCAGTGATGAAGCTGTTATTCATTCGATCGCCAAAGGTCGGAACGGTGCAATGCCAGGTTGGAGCGAAATCATGCGCCCCGATGAAGTGGCTAAGGTTTCTTACTACTTAGCTTCCCTCAATCAACGCCATACCGATGTTCCAGAAGTAAAAGTTAAAGTCGGCAAAGAGCTGTTTGTAAAATACTGCTCGTCTTGTCACGCTGATGGTTCTGTTGCGAACCCAGAGATTGGCGTGCCTGATCTCTCAGACGATATTTGGTTGCACGGCGGCAGTATTGAAGAGATTCAGCACACTATCAACAAAGGCTTGAACAACCTAATGCCTGCGTTTGATGAGCAGCTCACCGAGAACGAAATACTTGCACTGGGTGCTTACATTAGACATGCGGGCTCAGAGCAGCAACAAAGACTCGCGAACCTAGAAGCTCAGTCTGTTGAACGTGGTGAATACCTAGCGTATGCCGGTGACTGTGTAGCTTGTCATAGTGCCGAAGGTGGTGAACCCTTTGCTGGCGGCCTACCGTTTGTTACTCCTTTCGGCACCGTGTATTCAACCAACATAACTCCACATACCACCGAAGGGATTGGGACTTATGACTTTGATGACTTCCGAGCCGCGTTAGTTGCAGGTAAAGGTAAGAATGGTTACCTGTACCCTGCAATGCCTTACACTTCTTATCAATACCTCACCGACCAAGACATGGTCGATTTGTGGGAATACATGCAGTCCATCACCGCCGTACCACGACGCAATGACGACAACAGCATGATGTTTCCATCGAACATACGTCTAGGTCTGCTCGGCTGGAACATTGTGTTCATGGATACCGACCCGATTGACTACCAAGTGCCTGAAGAGCTTAAATCGGAAGTCGAAAACGTTGAGAAATGGCAACAAGGCAAATATTGGGTCGCAGGACTTGGTCATTGTTCGGAGTGCCATACACCACGAAACATTGCCCAAGCTCTGATACCTGAACGTATTTTCCAAGGTAACTTGATTGACGGTTGGAATGCGCCCGATATCACGGCCAACGAACTGTATGTCGATGGTTGGGATGAAGCAACGCTCACCGATTTCTTACACACAGGTCACTCAGACAAAGGGACTGCGTTTGCGGGCATGGCAGACGTAGTAAAAAACAGCCTAAGTTTAATGACACGTGAAGATATAGAGTCGATGTCCTATTACTTACTCAGTGGTGACATCAACAACACCATTGCCAGTGATGCAGTTCAGTTGCAACCTAAAGGGTTTGATGAAGACTCTTACGCGACTGATATTTACACCACGTATCGCCAAACGTGTGGAGCGTGTCATGGTGACGATGGTAAAGGTCGCGACCCTATCGCCCCTACGCTGTTGAATAACGGCATTATCATGCACAGCGATCCATTCAACACCATCGCGGTGACTGTGCGCGGTCTACAACCCACCTATCTCGACAAAGACAGAAACTTCATGCCAATGGCAAGCTTTGAAGATGTGCTGTCGGATCAAAGGTTGGCTGAGTTGATCACCTTTGTGCGATTGCACCTTGGAGATAGAGAGGAACCCGTCACGGCGGAGCACGTACGAGAGGTAAGAGAGACACTTGAAGCAGCAGGTTACGCTGGAGGATTACACACCACACCTGAAATGTACGAAAATCGAGATAAGAACATTAACATTCGCTAG
- a CDS encoding ABC transporter substrate-binding protein — MKAFYVSVLASSSFLTGTAFSQQNDIYLYNWDEFLSNSVVTQLSDTYGISLKQQFFSDESIRDEVLLSERRGAFELVIIESIKLNALAKQNLFHNLSELQQSIAGNIDSRWVEGCGEYGIPYAWGTAGILYRSDKVNTPTSWNAILEPDTNSSGRISMYYEPTDLVSTALLVNQFDPFTNNEQELRVAYKTLQAQKPHLESNEYVIDYIRQPERLANIDLAYGYSGDSYVLNDLEPDASWSYAVPQEGTTLWLECIAAINNGELSTQATTILSFLSQPEIAAQNAMDSWFATPSSKAKALTTQEYQNDPELFPSKEVLERSYLYQQLEPNSIQIRNRIVDSLR, encoded by the coding sequence GTGAAAGCATTTTATGTTTCAGTCCTTGCGTCATCATCCTTTTTAACTGGCACAGCGTTTAGCCAACAGAATGATATTTATCTCTACAATTGGGATGAATTTCTATCCAATAGCGTCGTGACCCAACTGAGCGACACGTACGGCATTTCTTTGAAACAGCAGTTTTTTTCTGATGAGTCGATCAGAGATGAAGTGCTATTAAGCGAACGTCGTGGCGCATTTGAGCTCGTCATTATAGAAAGTATAAAGCTCAATGCGTTAGCCAAGCAGAACCTGTTTCATAATCTCAGTGAGTTACAACAATCCATTGCTGGTAACATAGATTCACGTTGGGTTGAAGGATGTGGCGAGTATGGCATTCCCTACGCTTGGGGGACTGCGGGAATCTTATATCGAAGTGACAAAGTAAACACTCCCACCTCTTGGAACGCTATTCTCGAACCAGACACGAACAGCAGTGGCCGCATAAGTATGTATTACGAACCTACGGATTTGGTGAGTACTGCACTGTTAGTAAATCAATTTGATCCATTTACCAATAATGAGCAGGAACTTCGCGTTGCCTATAAAACCCTGCAAGCTCAAAAGCCTCACCTAGAAAGCAACGAATACGTCATCGACTACATTCGCCAACCCGAACGTCTTGCTAACATCGACCTTGCCTACGGTTATTCTGGTGACAGTTATGTACTCAATGATTTGGAGCCTGATGCCTCTTGGTCCTACGCTGTGCCTCAAGAAGGCACCACGTTATGGTTAGAGTGCATTGCTGCGATTAATAACGGAGAGTTGTCTACACAAGCAACAACGATTTTATCATTCTTGTCGCAACCCGAGATCGCAGCTCAAAACGCAATGGATTCATGGTTTGCAACTCCAAGCTCAAAAGCAAAAGCCTTAACGACACAAGAGTACCAAAATGATCCGGAGCTTTTCCCTAGCAAAGAGGTCTTAGAACGCAGCTATCTGTATCAGCAACTCGAACCCAATAGCATTCAAATTCGTAACCGCATTGTCGACAGTTTGAGATAA
- a CDS encoding putative bifunctional diguanylate cyclase/phosphodiesterase produces MPVLKKLYFVLIPTLLFVFAIGGMVTYNLASNHAKHMYLDEVQSDVNTALVAAEYEQLGLSLLVKDISSSLQFLRYIQNPGDYTTLSLLEKRVLRVLNQSHVNQFGQRNIYVVDPKFKLTLSTLRADPFEGLKIPDNIYEKIFDIYTSLINKNELSHEGFSYISVSGELRYAYVAAIDPYLLPQDKRANDSVNRYILIADGPLKQLSDLLTKYNDDDNMQLLIEPSSDTEHIENTQFVIKSFEQTKDRIKVEMNSRHFLAQVNIREKKFNHEKSLIAQETLLGGLTILFIIMLIVHMVVRYQLVRPLKDLLHEISIGGLKLRYFKRSSGQSEIDGLKNAYIDSLTELKFEAEFDQLTKLANRRSFIRHLDVRIKSSMSPHCYLVCWDIIDFRKINDLYGAKVGDNVLVSLAKTLRETLQNQQSSFGFSCSDYSIARLGGNQFIAILEVGEHQSINEEIENINNTLTGTTFLDYYGFRLSIATGVLPVDTPKFEEIWHRCIDEMLINAKDHSDGESRIVYGEELLHSLERHDVIEKRLLECCASDNFELRFMPIFNAKTLQIDGAECLIRCPALFDIKAGPDEFIPVAEKSNLISKLDMWVISTAIKTYKELADIHQYKGTLSINISAMELYNRNFADNIRKVLERYQVPPSNIIIEITETSYVKSSKLTVQTIESIRSLGLKVSLDDFGTGYTAFNQLLHYPVDELKIDKSFIDNIVHDKADRKMVESMVNLGHSCDTFVVGEGVESLEQYHHLRKANCDLIQGYFFSQPLTYIEFIEFARDHNPQTILDQQALLEPTTNERIVVLNHK; encoded by the coding sequence ATGCCAGTATTAAAGAAGCTCTACTTTGTGCTCATTCCTACCTTATTGTTCGTATTTGCAATAGGCGGAATGGTGACTTACAACTTGGCCTCTAACCACGCGAAACACATGTACTTAGACGAAGTACAATCGGATGTGAACACCGCGCTCGTGGCGGCTGAATACGAGCAGCTTGGCCTATCTTTGCTAGTGAAAGATATTAGCTCATCCCTACAGTTCTTGCGATATATTCAAAACCCGGGTGACTACACAACCCTGTCCCTGCTGGAAAAAAGAGTGCTTCGTGTCTTAAACCAGAGTCACGTTAATCAGTTTGGTCAACGTAATATCTATGTCGTCGATCCTAAATTCAAATTAACACTCTCTACTTTACGAGCAGACCCTTTCGAAGGGTTAAAGATCCCCGACAACATCTATGAGAAAATCTTCGACATCTATACTTCGTTGATTAATAAAAACGAGCTATCTCATGAAGGCTTCTCTTATATCTCAGTGAGTGGTGAGCTCAGATACGCTTATGTTGCAGCTATCGATCCTTACTTACTCCCTCAAGACAAACGTGCAAATGACAGTGTCAATCGATACATATTGATTGCAGACGGCCCATTAAAACAGTTGTCTGATTTACTCACCAAATACAACGATGATGACAACATGCAGCTTCTGATTGAACCGTCATCAGATACCGAACATATTGAAAATACACAGTTCGTTATTAAGTCCTTTGAACAAACCAAAGACAGAATCAAAGTCGAGATGAATAGTCGTCACTTCCTCGCTCAAGTCAATATTCGTGAAAAGAAATTCAATCACGAAAAATCCCTCATCGCTCAGGAGACCTTACTCGGTGGCTTAACGATATTATTCATTATTATGCTCATCGTACACATGGTCGTACGTTATCAATTAGTGCGCCCACTCAAAGACTTGTTACACGAAATCTCCATTGGTGGACTCAAACTTAGATACTTTAAACGGTCATCCGGACAAAGTGAGATCGACGGACTTAAGAACGCCTACATTGACTCACTAACGGAATTGAAATTCGAAGCTGAATTCGACCAATTAACCAAATTAGCAAACCGACGATCATTTATACGACACCTAGATGTGCGTATAAAAAGTTCAATGAGCCCACACTGCTACTTGGTTTGTTGGGACATTATCGACTTTCGTAAAATCAATGATTTATACGGTGCAAAGGTGGGCGACAATGTACTCGTTAGTCTAGCCAAAACACTAAGAGAAACCCTGCAGAATCAACAATCCTCTTTCGGTTTTAGTTGCAGCGACTATTCAATCGCAAGGCTTGGAGGAAACCAATTCATTGCCATATTGGAAGTGGGTGAACACCAATCAATAAACGAAGAAATTGAGAACATTAACAACACCCTAACAGGTACGACTTTCCTAGATTATTATGGGTTCAGGCTTTCAATTGCAACTGGTGTACTACCCGTCGATACCCCTAAGTTCGAGGAGATATGGCACCGATGTATTGATGAGATGTTGATTAATGCTAAGGACCACAGTGACGGAGAGAGCCGGATTGTTTACGGCGAAGAACTACTTCATTCACTTGAAAGACATGATGTTATCGAGAAAAGGTTATTGGAGTGCTGCGCGAGTGACAACTTTGAACTTCGCTTTATGCCTATTTTCAATGCTAAGACACTTCAGATCGACGGAGCAGAATGTCTGATTCGCTGCCCTGCTCTATTTGATATAAAGGCAGGGCCGGATGAGTTCATTCCAGTCGCAGAGAAAAGTAATTTAATATCCAAGCTCGACATGTGGGTCATTAGTACCGCAATCAAGACCTATAAAGAGCTTGCAGATATTCACCAATATAAAGGCACCTTGTCCATTAACATCTCGGCGATGGAGCTCTACAACCGTAACTTTGCCGACAATATTCGAAAGGTACTCGAACGTTATCAAGTTCCTCCAAGCAACATCATTATAGAAATTACCGAAACCAGTTACGTTAAAAGCAGCAAGCTTACCGTGCAGACCATTGAGAGCATCAGAAGCTTAGGTTTAAAAGTTTCCCTCGACGACTTCGGTACGGGTTACACGGCGTTTAACCAACTTCTTCACTACCCTGTCGATGAACTTAAAATAGATAAGAGCTTTATCGATAATATCGTCCACGACAAAGCTGACCGCAAGATGGTCGAGTCTATGGTTAACTTAGGGCACTCTTGTGACACATTCGTTGTTGGCGAAGGTGTCGAATCTCTCGAACAGTATCATCACCTTCGAAAAGCCAACTGCGACCTAATACAGGGTTATTTTTTCAGCCAACCACTCACTTACATTGAGTTCATTGAATTTGCTCGTGACCACAATCCGCAAACTATTCTTGATCAGCAAGCCCTTTTAGAACCAACTACTAACGAAAGGATTGTCGTTCTTAATCATAAATAA
- a CDS encoding diguanylate cyclase domain-containing protein, whose translation MKKLLSLTAIKVVVLSLAAVVLTVNIYSVTRINDINKSFSTRQNEATWFVFQLVKEYANFLMVSRSETIDYDELWLAYDITWSRFDILINSTESSNFIKSANFKPYFTAEFDKFKSLEPSIKLVSQGLLPKESLQKKVDICYHTLVDFINDKFRLQSPVIEENTSMVDNLVTVHRISSVFLVGILLLTGIIFYMDFSIKRKLYSTDFITGFRNRISLMKFVKNSYSKDNNFDLYFVRIRNLTEINQKYGLEYGDLVVSSAAKSLTAKIPESTISFRSSGSQFLFFIPDHLYASDEIQDKFNDVLSDYISAGNLELMIDAVVRHKKNISSKDMMELLTSMQG comes from the coding sequence ATGAAAAAGCTGTTGTCATTGACTGCCATTAAAGTCGTCGTGTTATCTTTAGCGGCAGTGGTGCTCACCGTTAATATCTACAGTGTTACCCGCATTAACGATATTAATAAGAGTTTTTCTACCCGACAAAATGAGGCAACGTGGTTCGTTTTTCAATTGGTGAAAGAATACGCCAATTTCTTGATGGTAAGCCGCTCTGAAACCATTGATTATGATGAGTTATGGTTAGCGTACGATATTACGTGGAGCCGTTTTGATATATTGATTAACAGCACTGAGTCTTCCAATTTCATCAAGTCAGCAAACTTTAAGCCCTATTTCACAGCGGAATTTGATAAATTTAAGAGCTTGGAGCCCTCAATTAAACTGGTCAGCCAAGGGTTGTTGCCCAAGGAATCGTTACAGAAAAAGGTCGATATTTGCTACCACACACTCGTAGATTTTATTAACGACAAATTTCGATTACAAAGCCCTGTAATTGAAGAAAATACCTCAATGGTTGATAACTTAGTGACAGTCCATCGGATCAGTAGCGTTTTTCTTGTTGGCATCTTGTTGTTGACTGGGATTATTTTTTATATGGATTTTTCTATCAAAAGAAAGCTCTACTCTACGGATTTTATTACAGGGTTTCGCAATCGAATTTCATTGATGAAATTTGTGAAAAATAGCTACTCGAAGGACAATAACTTTGATCTCTATTTTGTCCGTATCAGGAACCTTACCGAAATTAATCAAAAATATGGCCTTGAATATGGTGATCTTGTCGTTAGTTCGGCCGCTAAATCTCTGACCGCTAAGATACCAGAAAGTACCATTTCATTTCGAAGCAGCGGAAGCCAGTTCTTATTTTTTATTCCGGACCATTTGTACGCGAGTGATGAAATTCAAGACAAGTTTAACGACGTGCTCAGTGATTACATATCTGCGGGTAATTTGGAACTAATGATTGATGCGGTAGTAAGGCACAAGAAGAACATAAGTTCCAAAGACATGATGGAGTTGTTGACCAGCATGCAAGGTTAA